AATCCTTATTGAGATGCAGCGCGGAGAACAACAGTTCTTCAAGGACAGAAGTTTGTACTATTCTACATTCCCTATCCGGGAACAGGGTGAGAAGGGCGAATGGGATTACCATTTGAAAGCGGTTTATGTGATCGGTGTCCTGAACTTCACCTTTGACCACAAAGATGAGGGCTATTTTCACCATGAGGTTCAGTTGATGGATATTCATACGAAGGAAGTTTTCTATGAGAAACTTACTTTTGTCTATTTAGAGATGCCCAAATTCAATAAAAGGGAGGAAGAACTTGATGGCATGTTTGAGAAATGGCTTTTTGTATTACGTAACCTTTCCCGTCTGATGGAACGTCCCAAAGCATTACAGGAAAGGATATTTACCAAGTTGTTCGATGCTGCTGAAATCGCTAAATTTACTAAAGAGCAATATGAGGCTTATGAGGACAGCTTGAAGGTTTACCGGGATTGGCAGAGTACCATTGCCACTGCTGAACACAAAGGTGAGGAAAAGGGAATGGAGAAAGGCCTAAAGCAGGGGCGTGCTGAAGGTCGTGCTGAAGAAAGGATAGAGAATGCTCGTAATTTTAAAAAATTAGGGGTAGCAACTGATATCATCTCGCAAGCCACCGGGTTGTCTGCCGAGGAAATAGGCTCTCTTTAACTATAGTCATATTTAATGCGTGTGTTATGTTGAATTTTGTTCAGTATAGCACACGTTTTTATTTATCAGATCAAAATTTTACTCAATAATAGAAACTTTCATACCAACAGTACTATTGAACCGCATATACATTGACCGTGTATACGCATTTGTATACGGTTGAAATTTGTATTTCAATTTATAAATGTCGTCCTTTGTAACAACAAGAGCAATAAACTTTTAATAGATAAATATTCGTATAGTCGATTGGGACGGTAACGCTAATGTATCGGGCACCTCATCGTCTTCCACGCCATAAAGAAAGGGGTAGTCTTGACTTTTTCTTATACCACTGGCGTATAAATTGAGATTTATGCCTAAATTTGTCTGTAGAAACCTAAAAGTAAGTCATCATGAAAGCAATTCCCTATGGCATCTCCGATTTTCCGCGCATCCGTCGCGAGGATTATTACTATGTGGACAAGACCCGATACATCGAATTGATGGAGCGCCAACCGCCCTATCTTTTCCTCATCCGTCCGCGCCGCTTCGGCAAGTCCTTGTTTCTCGCCATGCTTGAGACATACTATAGCATCGACTATGCCGACTGCTTCGACGAGCTTTTCGGCAGCCTGTACCTCGGTCAACACCCCACCGGACGGCAGAATAAATATATGGTGCTCCGCTTCAACTTTTCCGAAATCAAGGCCAGACCTGAAGACTTGGAACAGAGTTTCAGTGAATATTGCTGCATGATGATGAAGGACTTCATCCTGAAATATGAACACTTGCTGGGGCATAGAATTTGGGAGGTGGTCAGACGTGACGAGACAGACCCCGGACAGATGCTATCAGGGTGACACGGTGTTGCGCATCCCCAACCTGACGGTGCGCGAGCAGCTGTATACCTACCTGACGGAAGCCTACCAACAGGCAGACCTGTTTGAAATAGACTTCTCCGTATTGTCCTCACTGGTGAAGGGAATGGCCTACCGTGGCGAGTGGGAGCCGGTTTTCCGCTTTTTTGCTCAGGAGCTGGAACGGCAAAGTGCCATCCGTGAATTTATCGACGGCGAGGCGCACGTCAAGGGATTTCTGTTGGCTTACTTAGGATTGACGCAGGGCTACATCCTTCTTTCCGAATACGAATCTTCCAAAGGTTATGCGGACTTCTACATGATGCCCGATCTGGTACGCCAGCCAGACATAGTCTACAGCTATATCGTGGAGGTGAAGTATGCCCACCGTGACACCTCCGATGCCGACATCGCCTTGCTGAAACGTGATGCGGCAGAACAGTTGCGCCGCTATGCCGACGATGGTAAGGTGGCTCGCACGAAAGGGAATACCCAGCTTGGATTGATTACGCTGGTGTTCAAGGGATGGGAATTAGTGGCACTAGAGAAGCTGGCGTCTAGAGCGGATTGCGAAAATGAATCAGAAGCCTAAATGTAGCGTCTGATTTTTTTTAAAATATTTATGTTTGAACATTTGGATGGGCATCTGCAGATGCTTCTTATTATAAGGAGAATATGACGCATGTGTAACCTTCAGATCTTCGCTTGCCTGTTGATCTTTATTTGTGCTAAAAGTTTCACTGGTTTCATCGTCGTGAAACTTTATTTCCATCGCGATGAAACTTTATTTTCATTGCGATGAAACTTTTTTCCCATTCCTATGGAACTTTTTTTTCATTGTTATGAAGCTTTTATTCAATTCCTATGAAATATTTTCGAAGTACCTTTCCCGTCACAATTTGTGGCTTACCAATCATAATCTTCAATGTATTCGTCGAAGTTAATCTTTGTCTTGATGCCGTGTTCCAGGAAAACGTTTGCGATTTGTTTCTGTTCTGATGGATGAAGTCGACGTTGTTTGTTGCGAATACGGTAGTACATGCTTTTCCCCATTAAAGATTTAAGGCTGTTTTGTATGGCCATAGCTTTTTTGTGCGGAACGTTGTCTAATATATGGCTGATGCCAAGTGCAAAGGTCGTGAGAGTGTATGCACTGAAATAGGAACATTCCTTCTCATTTCCCGCTACATGGTTGATGTTGATCGTTTCGTAGTGAGGAACACTTTGGGGCACAATCATCGCAGCCTGAAAACGGAGGCATTTGTTGCGGCGCGGGCATTTGGTGTGGTTGCAAAACAGATACATTTTAGGTATATCATCGTATGTAAGTGGCTTATTCATTGTTTTTATCATATTCAACTTTTATATCAGACGAATTTGATACAAATATAAGGATTTATCTTGAAATACAGAATTTGCTCCACTTGTTCTTATTTTTTTAGATGACAACCTTTTTAGAATAAAGACATTCCACCTGCAAACTCCTTATTTATCGAAGAAACAGAGAAAAGTGAAGGAGATGGAAGAATTGACCATGTTATAGAGAAAAGCATTGAATTGTTCAAAACCGTACCGATTATGAACCAATGCAAATCATTGGTCAGTATATGGAAAAAATGACATATATATGGACAATAATCCTCATTTCGAAATAGTCTGCTATGTTTTTTGTATTCGTTGTTCCTTTTGGTTAGTTTTGCTTGTATAAATCTTAAAAAAAAACTATGAAAAGATGTATCTTTGTAACCAGCAATCACAATAACCCCAACCATTATATGAAATATATAGATTATGAGCGCTATCATGTGGTGCGTGATGACCGGGGGATTGTGTGGATTTCAACTTATGGAAACGGACTTTTCACCTACGATATTCAGGAGGACCGGTTGGAACACTTTGTTTCGGAAGGAAAGAATGTGGGACCTATCGGTTCAGATTTCCTGCTATGCTTGATGAAAGACAGAACGGGAGGGATATGGGTAAGCTCCGAATATTCCGGTTTGTCTCATATTTCCATTTCAAATAAAGGCATTACACATGTCTATCCGGAATCACCGGATGTCTTTGACCGTTCGAATACAATCCGGTTACTGACTAAAATGTCGAATGGAGATATATGGGCAGGAACCCGTAGAGGAGGATTGTATAATTATGATTCTCATCTGAAAACCAAGATAGATAATCATTATTTGCCCTATAATATTTATGCCATCTCAGAAGATAGTCGAGGGAATATATGGATGGGAACCCGGGGCGACGGACTAAAAATAGGAGATACGTGGTATAAACGGGATCCCTCTAATCTCTTTGCCTTGTCTCATTCTAATATTTATTCCATTCTTCGTGATAAGAAAAATCGTATGTGGGTGGGAACATTTCCAACAACCATTCTTTCGAGAATTATTTCTTCTCATCTTATACATTAGGAAATGTGTATAGCGAGAACAGTGCGTGTATGGGGGCAGACGGTAAACTGATTTTTGGAACAAACTACGGATTGACGATTATTGACCCGAAGAAGATTCCAACAGAGAGATTGCTTTCTCCTATTGTTATCACAGGATTGTCCGTTAATGGAATTCAGGTGAAGCCTAATATGCCGGATTCTCCTTTGCAAGAATCTTTAGCTTATTCGGATAAAATTACATTGAAATATTTCCAGAATTCTTTTATGCTTGATTTTTCTACTCTCGATTATTCGGATAATGGACAAATCAAGTATATGTATTGGCTGGAAAACTATGACAAGGGATGGAATGTTCCGTCTTCGTTAAGTTTTGCTACTTATAAATATCTGGAGCCGGGCACTTACATCTTCCATGTGAAATATTGTGATGGTGCCGGTATTTGGAATGATACCGAAACAACCTTGGAGATTGTTATCGTGCCTCCGTTTTGGAAAACAAATTGGGCTATGCTCGGATATTTCATCCTGATGTTGATAGCTTTGTACTTTACATATCGTATCATCCTTAATTTCAATAGGTTGCGCAACCGCATCAATGTTGAAAAACAACTGACAGAGTATAAACTGGTATTTTTCACCAATATCTCTCATGAATTCCGTACTCCGCTTACATTGATCCAAGGAGCATTGGAAAAAATGTACCGGACGGATGATATTCCACAAGCTTTATTGCATCCGTTGAAGGTCATGGATAAAAGTACACAGCGCATGTTGAGGCTGATAAATCAGTTGCTGGAGTTCAGAAAAATGCAGAATAATAAGTTGGCTCTTTCTCTACAGGAAACTGATGTTGTTGCTTTCCTGTACGAAATATATTTAAGTTTCAGTGACGTAGCAGAACAGAAGAAGATGGATTTCCGCTTTTTATCGTCTGTGCCATCCTATAAAATGTTTATTGATAAAGGCAATTTGGATAAGGTGGTGTATAATTTACTTTCAAATGCTTTTAAGTATACTCCTTCGGGTGGGACAATTCTGTTTTCTGTGAATGTGGATGAGGTGAAGAAGTGTTTATACATTCAAGTAGCGGATACCGGAGTAGGTATTCCTAAAGAAAAGCAGGGAGAATTGTTTAAACGTTTCATGCAAAGTAGCTTCTCCGGGGTCACTTAATCAAAACTCAATCACTTATATATCAAGCGGTTGAGTTTTTTCGTTATAGGCATTTTGTCCACAAATTGTCCACCAAACTGAATCCTATGCGTCGGCGACATTCATTTTCTATCTTTTTGAATGTCGTTGGACTATGCTGAATGTCTGCGACATTCAACCGCGCGAACAAGTGAACGCTATTGGATGTTTTAAGAATCGTGAGTTAATGTTGACTCCCGTTAAAATTCAGTTATAGCCAATGAGCGCCGACACAACCCCACCTCCACGACATAAAGAGCTACTCGACGAGTGGATTTCCAAGAACTACGAAGAATACTGCGACTTTACCGACATGATGCACTCCGCTGACGGCGTAGGCAAGCGTTTGCATTGCCGAATTTTTTAGGCAACCAAACGTGCTTATAGCCCATCTCTTCTATATTATTGAGGGCTATAATTGTATTTACAACAGCAGTATCAGAATAAACATAAAAATCTCTATATGATAATACTTCTTCTATCTCTTTTGCCTTTTGGTAATCATCATATTGGGGAAATGCCGGAAAATTAGCCTCCGAAAATGGGACTATCTCATATATTCCCACTTCATATTTAACATCATCTTTTGTTTGCGGTGATGCTTGTGTCTTTCCACATGCAACACATGTCCATGCTGCAAATATGAACAAAATATGGATTGCAATTCGATTACTTTTCATGTCTTGATTGATAATAAAATGCGGATAATGCAGGAAATGCAAGGGCTTAATCTTGATTCTTGCCCGTTTGCAGGGCAAATATCTCTTTCTGACGCTCAATTTCTGCGGTTAATTCTTCCCTTGTCGGGAGGTATGTCAGATATTTGGCTGCATAGAGTTGCTTGCTGTCTTTGAGGATTGAATACCGTGCCAAATCCTTACTCGTTTCCGAGCAAAGGAGTAAGCCGATTGTAGGATTATCACCTTCCGAACATTTCAACTCATCGTACATTCGGATATACATATCCATCTGCCCGATGTCCTCATGCGTGATTCGCGATGTCTTTAAGTCTATTAGCAGGAAACATTTAAGGATATAGTTGTAGAATACGAGGTCTATATAATATTCGCCTATGTCGGTTTTTATTCTCTGCTGACGGGCAACAAAGGCATAGCCTTTGCCAAGTTCAAGGATGAATTTTTGCAGGTGGTCGATAATCGCGGATTCAAGATTAGTTTCCGAATACGCCGCATCTTGCGAAAAACCCAAGAACTCTGCCACAACCGGATTCCGCAGAAATTTATGCCGGTCTTTCTGATAATCTGCGGTAAGCCGTTGCATCTCATCAATGACTTCACCACGTTTTGATTCCGGTGTCTGAAGCAGACGATGATAATATTGAGAGCCGATGTTGCGGTCAAGGGTACGGTAGCTCCAATTTTCGGTAGATGCTTCTCTCAGATACCAATCTCGCTCATCCTCGTTTTTAACACGCATAAGACGCTCATAATGCATCCATGAAAGGTTATTCGGCATAGGATAGACACACTCCTTGCCTGATATGGTTGTCGGAGATTCAGCAAGCAATGGTTGCTGATTCAAAAAGCAGTTCTTAAATTCAGCAAGCAGTGGTTGCTGAATTTGTAATCCTCTGAAAGAAAGGTAGAACTTCCTATAATTACGGAGGGTGGTAGCTGAATAACCTTTGCCATATTCTGCCGTCAACGCCTCTGATGCAAGCTCTATGATTCGTTTACCATATTCAGCGCGCTCCCGACCATGCTGCTCCTGTTCGATGATTCTTTTTCCAACAAGCCAGTTGGCCGCGACTTGAAAGAGGTCAGCGGCCTGATATGCCTTTTGTTTGGCGGTATATACTATCGCCTTTATATCGCTGATGAATTGAGCGTCATCAGCGTTGATTTCAGTTCCTTGAAGAAGTGTATTTCCTCTTCCGTGCTGGCGAACGGGTAGGAGATTATAAAGTTTTTGAGTTCGCCCAGTATCTCTTGCAGGTAGTCCACGCACAGGCGGCAGAGCGTCAGCGTGTCCGCTGCGGTGTCCTCGTATTCCTGTATCTGCCATTCCACTTTTTGAAGCAGTCCGGCGAAGTATGTTTCCAACGGTATCTTATGTTCCATAACCTTGTGCTTATCTTTTATGAAGCACAAAGTTACGGGCATAAAAAATCTGTTTTATTCTTGATTTTTCACATTACGTTCTTGTAACTGTGCATTTTCTTGTTTCCTGCGCTTTTCTGCGTATCTCACCCGGTGTGTTCAGCAAGTAAGCCTTGCAGAAGTCGTTCAGGTTCGATGTCGATGCGAACCCGGTGGTGAACGCCACTTCCGTAAGCGTGAGGTTGGTGTTCTTCAGGTAGTGTTCCACGTCCTTTGCACGCTCCTTTATCACCCATTCCTTAGCCGTGTACCCGGTCATTTTCTTTACCTTCCGTCGGAACGAGCCGTATTCCATGCCGCATTTGTCCGCCAGTTGCTCGGCATCATAGACCATGTAGCCTTTCAGACGCACCATTTCGGTGAATGTCTGCCTGCCCAGCTCCGGCAGCATCCGTTCGGCGTGGCGCAGTTCCTTTTCCGTCACCAG
The Bacteroides caecimuris DNA segment above includes these coding regions:
- a CDS encoding DUF6043 family protein, translating into MSADTTPPPRHKELLDEWISKNYEEYCDFTDMMHSADGVGKRLHCRIF
- a CDS encoding DUF6078 family protein; translation: MNKPLTYDDIPKMYLFCNHTKCPRRNKCLRFQAAMIVPQSVPHYETININHVAGNEKECSYFSAYTLTTFALGISHILDNVPHKKAMAIQNSLKSLMGKSMYYRIRNKQRRLHPSEQKQIANVFLEHGIKTKINFDEYIEDYDW
- a CDS encoding Rpn family recombination-promoting nuclease/putative transposase, with protein sequence MADKLLKDKYINPYTDFGFKVLFGTEMNKELLLSFVNSLFKGKEIIRDLTYLNTEHLGNSEVDRRAVFDVYCENEQGEKILIEMQRGEQQFFKDRSLYYSTFPIREQGEKGEWDYHLKAVYVIGVLNFTFDHKDEGYFHHEVQLMDIHTKEVFYEKLTFVYLEMPKFNKREEELDGMFEKWLFVLRNLSRLMERPKALQERIFTKLFDAAEIAKFTKEQYEAYEDSLKVYRDWQSTIATAEHKGEEKGMEKGLKQGRAEGRAEERIENARNFKKLGVATDIISQATGLSAEEIGSL
- a CDS encoding AAA family ATPase is translated as MKAIPYGISDFPRIRREDYYYVDKTRYIELMERQPPYLFLIRPRRFGKSLFLAMLETYYSIDYADCFDELFGSLYLGQHPTGRQNKYMVLRFNFSEIKARPEDLEQSFSEYCCMMMKDFILKYEHLLGHRIWEVVRRDETDPGQMLSG
- a CDS encoding YhcG family protein, encoding MRGLPARDTGRTQKLYNLLPVRQHGRGNTLLQGTEINADDAQFISDIKAIVYTAKQKAYQAADLFQVAANWLVGKRIIEQEQHGRERAEYGKRIIELASEALTAEYGKGYSATTLRNYRKFYLSFRGLQIQQPLLAEFKNCFLNQQPLLAESPTTISGKECVYPMPNNLSWMHYERLMRVKNEDERDWYLREASTENWSYRTLDRNIGSQYYHRLLQTPESKRGEVIDEMQRLTADYQKDRHKFLRNPVVAEFLGFSQDAAYSETNLESAIIDHLQKFILELGKGYAFVARQQRIKTDIGEYYIDLVFYNYILKCFLLIDLKTSRITHEDIGQMDMYIRMYDELKCSEGDNPTIGLLLCSETSKDLARYSILKDSKQLYAAKYLTYLPTREELTAEIERQKEIFALQTGKNQD
- a CDS encoding PD-(D/E)XK nuclease domain-containing protein; protein product: MTRQTPDRCYQGDTVLRIPNLTVREQLYTYLTEAYQQADLFEIDFSVLSSLVKGMAYRGEWEPVFRFFAQELERQSAIREFIDGEAHVKGFLLAYLGLTQGYILLSEYESSKGYADFYMMPDLVRQPDIVYSYIVEVKYAHRDTSDADIALLKRDAAEQLRRYADDGKVARTKGNTQLGLITLVFKGWELVALEKLASRADCENESEA